The bacterium DNA window TCGCACTCACCAAAGTTGCCTATCATCCGACCATCATGCGAACAGGCCAGAGCATGAGCCGCATCAAACATCAGCTTGATATGATGCTCATCGGCAATTGCCTGCAGAGTCGCAGTGTCGCATGGCCGCCCCCATAGATGCACGCCTATAATACCGCTGGTCCTTGGCGTAATCATACGCTCCACGCAATTTGGATCGATGCAGTGGGTCGCTGGATCGATATCGCAAAAAACCGGCGTTATCTCCTGCCACTGCAGCGCATGAGCAGTGGCGATAAAGGTAAACGACGGAACTATGACCTCGCCTGTCAGTCCTAATGCACGTATCGCTATCTCGAGCGCAACAGTCGCATTGCACATTGCTATGCAGTGACGTGCGCCTAGCATATCGGCAATGCGCGACTCAAACTCCTGAACATATTTGCCATTGTTTGTGAGCCATCGTCTGTCCAACAGATCGTTTATTCTAGCCATCAGTTGATCGCGATTGCCTACATTGGGCCGACCGACATGCAGCGTTTTCGAGAACGCAGGTTTTCCACTAAAGATCGCTAAATCAACTGATGCTTCATTCGATATCATCAAAAACTCTCCTCGCACTTGCGCACTGCCCGCGCAGGAACACCATATGCTACTACACCCGAACCGATATTCTTCACCACTACCGAGCCCGCGCCTATCAACGTACGCTCACCAATTGTTACACCGTCGGCAACAGATGTACCTATTCCTATCCAGGACGAATTCCCAACACTTACACGCCCGGCGATATGAACTCCTGGGCATATGTGCGTGCAATCACCGACCGTGCATTCATGATCGACACTTGCCGAGGTGTTTATTATCACACTCTCGCCAATATTGCACGATGGACCTATCACTGCGCCCGCGCATATGACCGCACCTGCCCCAATATGGGTCTCCTGCGCTATTATTGCACTCGGGTGAATCAGTGTCGCAAGCTCAAAGCCCTTTTCGCGAGCAATATCGGCAGCACCGGCCTTGGCAGAGCAATTACCGAACCCAAATGCGATAAACTTTACCGACTGCGCATGCAGGCCCTCCAGTTGCTCCCTGCCGCCCAGAACATGCGCACCGCACATAATCTCACCAGCACGAGCCGGATTATAATCATCCAGGAAACCAACCAATTCATAGCAGCCGCACAGGCGCACGATGTCTGCAATAACCATCGCATGCCCGGAAGCGCCCCATATGACTATCTTCTCTTTTTTTTCAGGCAACATCAATTTGCGGCTCTCTGAGTTGGTCTACATCTAAATTCGCAGACTCGATGAGGTCGGTATGCCACTCCATACGCGGCCTCACGGCACCAGGAAACTTGCCATGCCAACTGCCTCTTCGGCTTATGTCATCACCCACATCGAAGACGAGCACATCCTGCGCTTTGTATATGACATTACACTGATCCTGCACAACAAGCGCCTCAACACGGTGCATGCCGTCATTCAACAGGTCCGCTGGAATTATGCATGTGCTGCGGAAAAGACCACGAGGGAACGGCTTACCATGCCAATTTGGCTCGTCCTCGGGCAATGTGTTGAAAACTATAATGCCGTCCTCATTATAAATATGCAGGCTGAGATTCAAATAAGCGCCCGGCTGGTTATTCCAATACTCGAACTCCAATATAATCGGTTTGTTTATTACAAGCGAGCAATCCGAATCGGAGCTCTCCGGCCTGACACTCACACTCCTGATGCGCACCTTGTCATTTCCGGGAGCACCGGACATATCATCCCAAACCTGCTTTGCAACCGATGAGACGGATGTCTGAAGATATTTGGAAGCCACAGTGCCGGCCTCACCAATTGTTCTGACTGCTCCCCCATCAAGCCATACCGCACGATTGCACAGCGTCTGCACGGCGGTCATATTGTGGCTGACAAAGAGGATCGTGCGGCCTTCACGAGAAACATCCCCCATCTTGCCTAAACACTTCTTCTGAAACTGAGCGTCGCCAACCGCCAACACTTCATCGATTACAAGAATCTCAGGCTCCAGATGAGCTGCAACCGCAAACGCAAGACGTACATACATCCCTGAGGAATACCGCTTGACCGGCGTGTCGATAAACTTCTCGATCTCAGAAAACGCTACGATCTCATCATATTTGCGGTTGATCTCTGATTTTGTCATGCCCAGGATCGCACCGTTGAGATAGATGTTCTCCCGGCCAGTGAGTTCTGGGTGAAAGCCGGTGCCCACCTCCAGTAGACTGGCTACTCGACCATTTATGCCTATGCGACCGGTTGTCGGCTCTGTAATGCGACTTATCACCTTGAGCAGGGTCGATTTGCCCGCGCCATTGCGCCCGATAATTGCGACACGGTCACCCTGCTCTATGTCAAAAGATACGTCCTTGAGCGCCCAAAACTCCTCTTTGGAGGCCGGGAGCATGGAGCCTTTTTTGCGGCTGGATATTATCCTGTGAAAGGCGTCGGTGACCGCATCGCGCAATGTGCCCGATGCCCTTTGATGACCGATAATGTATCTCTTGCCTATGTTCTCAATATTTACTGCTGTGCTCAACTGTCATCCTCAAATTATGTCCGCAAAGGTCTTTTCGGTCTTCCTAAAATATCGGATGCCGCCTATAAGTAATAGCCCAACCAGAACAATCGACAAAATAAAACCAGGCATATATAAATCTGACTTTCCGCCCAAAATCGCCCACCGAAAACCATCAATAACCCCAACCATTGGGTTAACAGAATAAAGTAAGCGCCATTTATCAGGAACTACACTGCTGCTGAAACCTACCGGCGACACATAAAGACCAAACTGCACCACAAACGGCACTACATGCTGGAAATCTCTATAACGCACATTCAGCGCTGCTACCCATAACCCCACGCCAAACGCCGTAAGAACTGCCATGACGGTAAAAAGCGGGAGCAATGCAAAACGCCAATCGGGCATGAAATGGTAATATGCCATCAGAACTACCAGAATGGCGAACGATATAAGGAAGTCAACAAGGTTTACTATGACAGCACTCGCAGGCACAATCATGCGAGGAAAATATATCTTGGATATAAGCTGGGCATTGCTTACAACACTTGTACTGCACGAAGCAAATGCTCCGGCAAACATCTGCCAGGGCAGCAGAGCAGCAAAAACCAATATTGGATATGGAACGCCATTAGAGGGCATCTTCCCAAGACGGCCAAACACCACTGTGCAGACCACCATGGTCAGAAAAGGACGTAAGATACTCCATGCAATACCTATGGCCGTCTGTTTATACCGGACTAAGATATCGCGCCACGAAAGGAAAAAGAAAAGCTCTCGATAAGACCACAGATCGCGCCAGTAATGGTGTTCAGTCCGTCCCGACTCGATTACCAGACTGAAACTACCATGTTTGTGCTTTCCATCAGTTTTATCAACCACTTGCTGCATATTCGCGCATCTTCCTAGTCCGGGAAAGGATTCTCCTGGCTGTCCGCTTGCTTATCAGGTCTACCACCTTCGCCAGACACTTTTGCAGAAGTTGCTTCAGGAAGCGCATCCACGTCTTTTTTGCCGTTGCCGGACTCAAGCGCGGTATCCGGCGGCACAATTGCAGAACTCGCGTAATAGTGTGAATAGAAATAACAACTGTCGATATTCTCAGGAGCCAAACGATTGACTACCACACCGAGAATATTTGCCTTTGCCCTGCGCAGCAGATCGCGAGTCTGGGTCTCAGTCCCACGAGGAACCATGTTCGCCGATACTACCATCACAACCGCATCGACCCAACTTGCGAGCATCGGCCCATCACTGAATACTATCGCGCTGGGAGTGTCAAAAAGCACCAGATCGCAGTGCTCCTCGAGACGCTTTACCAAATCCTGCATCCTGTCGGAACCAAGCAGTTCAGACGGGTTCAGAGGCTGCGGACCCGCCGGGACCACTATCAGGTTCTCGACTTCGGTCTGTTGGAAAGCATCGGTCAGATTATCCTTGCCCTGTAACAAAGTGCTCAAGCCGGCCTCATTGGGAACATTAAAGAACTTGTGAAGGCTCGGACGGCGCATATCGGCATCGATCAAAATTATACGCTTGCCAATCTGCGCAAGAGCTATGGCCAAATTACAAATTGTCGTCGTGCCGCCTTGACCCGGACGGCCTGTCGCAACCATCAACGTCTTGAACGGCGAGTCCCTCAACTCAAATAGGATGTTGGTCCTCAATATCTTATATGACTCCGCCATTGGCGAAATAGGATACATATGAGTGAGCTTCGGCAGCATGCCGTCGCGGCCGGTCAGTTTGGGTGTCAAGCCGATCACAGGCAGCTCAAGCAGCTTCTCGACATCCGCTGCATTTCGCATGCGTGTATCTATCGAGTCGAGCCAGATAACCGTTACTATGCCAAGAACCAGCGAGAGAATGAAACCATATACGACAAGGACTTTCCGCGAAGGACCCTGCTTGAAAGGACCGGTAGCCTCCACAGACCAACTAAATGGAATAATTGAACCAGTCCTTGTGGATTCCTTTTCCGCCACAAGCGCCTGATCATACTTGTCCGAGAGCATCTTGAACGTGTTCTCAGCCTGATTGTACTCAGTCATCAACTCGGCAAGCTCCGGCTCCGCCTTGGCAAGACGATCTACATTGCCTCTCGCAGCGGCAAGACTCGCATTAGTCGAAGCAAGTTTCGCCTTGGCAGTCGCAAGAGAATACTGAGCATCAGAACGCTTGCGCATCAGCTCCTTATGTATTTCGTTGATTGCAGGCTGAGAGTAGCTGCTCCCTTCACGAGCAATCTGACCTTTCAAAGATATAACACGTGCCTGAGCGGCTTTGTATACATCATGTGCCGGCTTATAGCGTTGCGCAATCAGCCTAAGATCAGACTCGGCCTGAGCAAGCTCATCCTGAAGCTTTTGCACCTTGGGGTTCATCTCAGACGGTAGAGACTGTTGCGATACAAGAGGCTGGACCTTTAGTTGAGCGTCAATGTCGCGCAAAGCCGCTTCGGCTTCCCTGACTTCAGAAGAAGCATTGTCCCGCACCGCCTCAAGATTTGCCAGTGAGCCGATCGAAGACTGCGTTTCGGCATCTACCGAAAGAACATTATGAGAACTCTTATAGTCCGCTATTTTGAGATGCAGTTTCTGTAGGCTGGCCTTCGCCTCCTGCCTGCTGGACTCGAGAAACTTTGCGTATTTGCGAACGTCCTCGCGGCTCTTTTCCTGATATGATTTCGCAAATGACTGGGCAACCGCATTAGCTAAATATGGAGCGTCTGTGCCATTGGGCATTCTAACAACCACTCGAATTATATCAGTGGTGGTACCGTTTTGACCTATACTCGGATTTTGTACCGGAGTAACCTCTAGGATATCCTGCCAGTCCTTGAATTGCAGCAGCTTGCCTCGAGTCTGTTCAACACGAGTTACCTGCCTATACGGCATCTTATTCGCAGTTTCAGCACCCATACTCTCAGTTATCGTTTGCTTCTGATCCTCAATCGAATCGGCCAGAAAGTCGAGTGCACCCTGATATACTTCATAGCTTTGAGCTAGTATTATCAAATTGCTTAGTATGACACCCCGATCGGGAGCGGCCACGCGGTCATTATCATTGGCTGTGGTCGTATTGCCACCCTGCATTACCTGTGCTGTAGGCGACACCAGAGCCGTGCCTTCATACACAACCTTTGGCTTTGGCGCTGCAGCCGCAATTACCAAAAGAGTAACCGCTACAATGCCGACTATGATCCACTTGCGTGCCTTTATAACTTTGATTAGGTACCAAAAGTTCATATGTCTACCTCTTCAACATTATACCACGACCATATAGGTATAATCTCAAGAAAGTTTGCGGACGCATACCAATGAGCCTGAATGCACAGTCATGCTCTTGCACAATACGATTATCAGATATGGATCAGTTCCCACAGACAAAAAAACGCCGTGCATATCAACTCTTATGCACGGCGCTTTCACAGCAAATACTAAATGTGTCTTTCTAATGCTTTGTGACTTTTCGCCTTATGATCCCTATCATAGTCAGACCAATCGAGCCAAGGAGCATCGTCGGCACCTCAGGCACGTCTGGCGGCGAGTAGTTAGGCACAAAGAAAATCAGATCCTGCTTACTTGAACAGACAGCCAGATAGTAGGAATGTGTGGAACCGTAACCATCCACAGCATTGGCAACTGCATCATCATAGTAGCCCTGTGCAGTGGAAGCAATACTTGACCTGATTGCTCCACTGTAGTCGCCGCTGATGTTGCCCAAGGCAAAGTTGCCCATTCCTAAGTCCCTATTGATATCCCATGTGCCGTCACTGATAGCTTCCCATACGGCTACCTGGATCGCTGACTTCTGGATCTTCAGAGTCGGTGAGTCATCACTGGTCTTAGTGTCCGTCCACTCTGTGTTGTGCTGGACCATGTAAACAACCCTGTCCCAGGCAGTCGAGTTTATCACCGTAGTCGGTGTGCCGGTCACAATATCCGCTTCCCACGTCGTACCCCAGTTGATGGTCCCCGACAAGTCGATACACAGCATGTTTGTATTTGTGGTCGTGTTCATTACAGTATCGTATATCTGGATGTACACCGGACCGATAGCTACATTCTGTGACTGTGCTAGACTTGTCCAGATTGTCCCGTTGTATGACGGATAGTAGTTGGAATTATTGACTAATGTCAACTGATAACGACCACTAGCCGTCGCGGCAACACTTATAGCCAGGATCAGGGCAGCCGCTAGTAATATTAGCCTAGAAATCTTCACGTCGTCCCCTCCTTTTCTTTAATAAGAGTTTTATATCAACATGCTCCCCGTTTCAATAGAACGGCTGGCACGGTCGATATTATTATCCAAAGGTCAAGCATTATCGATCTCTGATCAATATATTGCATGTCCATTCGGACGCGCTCCTCATATGAGGTCTCACTGCGCCCGCAGGTCTGCCAAATACCCGTTATGCCGGGTGTGACTGTCTTGAACTGCTCAACTTGCGGCCCGTATTTCTCTACCTCGTCATTATGGATCGGCCTCGGACCCACAAAGGTCATGTTCCCCAGCAGCACGTTCAAGAGCTGCGGAAGCTCGTCAAGACTCGTTTTACGCAGGAACTTGCCGATGTTCGTGATGCGCGGGTCCTGCTTGAGTTTACAGTTTATGTAATACTCGCTCTTTAGATCGTCGTCCCGATCGAGAATCTGTTCAGCCCCGTCAACCATGGACCGAAACTTGAACATGTCAAAGCTATTGCCGCCCTTGCCGATAACTCTTCGCCTGAAGAATATCGGACCGGAACTGTCCAGCCTGACCAATATGGCTATTATCGCAAATAATGCGCTTGAAAGCAGCAATATCGCTGATGCCAACCCAATGTCAATAGTTCTTTTTACAACAAAATACGCAACTCCCGCACCACTGCGTATTTTCGCAAGTCGCCT harbors:
- a CDS encoding acetyltransferase — protein: MLPEKKEKIVIWGASGHAMVIADIVRLCGCYELVGFLDDYNPARAGEIMCGAHVLGGREQLEGLHAQSVKFIAFGFGNCSAKAGAADIAREKGFELATLIHPSAIIAQETHIGAGAVICAGAVIGPSCNIGESVIINTSASVDHECTVGDCTHICPGVHIAGRVSVGNSSWIGIGTSVADGVTIGERTLIGAGSVVVKNIGSGVVAYGVPARAVRKCEESF
- a CDS encoding ABC transporter ATP-binding protein, which encodes MSTAVNIENIGKRYIIGHQRASGTLRDAVTDAFHRIISSRKKGSMLPASKEEFWALKDVSFDIEQGDRVAIIGRNGAGKSTLLKVISRITEPTTGRIGINGRVASLLEVGTGFHPELTGRENIYLNGAILGMTKSEINRKYDEIVAFSEIEKFIDTPVKRYSSGMYVRLAFAVAAHLEPEILVIDEVLAVGDAQFQKKCLGKMGDVSREGRTILFVSHNMTAVQTLCNRAVWLDGGAVRTIGEAGTVASKYLQTSVSSVAKQVWDDMSGAPGNDKVRIRSVSVRPESSDSDCSLVINKPIILEFEYWNNQPGAYLNLSLHIYNEDGIIVFNTLPEDEPNWHGKPFPRGLFRSTCIIPADLLNDGMHRVEALVVQDQCNVIYKAQDVLVFDVGDDISRRGSWHGKFPGAVRPRMEWHTDLIESANLDVDQLREPQIDVA
- a CDS encoding ABC transporter permease, whose translation is MQQVVDKTDGKHKHGSFSLVIESGRTEHHYWRDLWSYRELFFFLSWRDILVRYKQTAIGIAWSILRPFLTMVVCTVVFGRLGKMPSNGVPYPILVFAALLPWQMFAGAFASCSTSVVSNAQLISKIYFPRMIVPASAVIVNLVDFLISFAILVVLMAYYHFMPDWRFALLPLFTVMAVLTAFGVGLWVAALNVRYRDFQHVVPFVVQFGLYVSPVGFSSSVVPDKWRLLYSVNPMVGVIDGFRWAILGGKSDLYMPGFILSIVLVGLLLIGGIRYFRKTEKTFADII
- a CDS encoding polysaccharide biosynthesis tyrosine autokinase; this encodes MNFWYLIKVIKARKWIIVGIVAVTLLVIAAAAPKPKVVYEGTALVSPTAQVMQGGNTTTANDNDRVAAPDRGVILSNLIILAQSYEVYQGALDFLADSIEDQKQTITESMGAETANKMPYRQVTRVEQTRGKLLQFKDWQDILEVTPVQNPSIGQNGTTTDIIRVVVRMPNGTDAPYLANAVAQSFAKSYQEKSREDVRKYAKFLESSRQEAKASLQKLHLKIADYKSSHNVLSVDAETQSSIGSLANLEAVRDNASSEVREAEAALRDIDAQLKVQPLVSQQSLPSEMNPKVQKLQDELAQAESDLRLIAQRYKPAHDVYKAAQARVISLKGQIAREGSSYSQPAINEIHKELMRKRSDAQYSLATAKAKLASTNASLAAARGNVDRLAKAEPELAELMTEYNQAENTFKMLSDKYDQALVAEKESTRTGSIIPFSWSVEATGPFKQGPSRKVLVVYGFILSLVLGIVTVIWLDSIDTRMRNAADVEKLLELPVIGLTPKLTGRDGMLPKLTHMYPISPMAESYKILRTNILFELRDSPFKTLMVATGRPGQGGTTTICNLAIALAQIGKRIILIDADMRRPSLHKFFNVPNEAGLSTLLQGKDNLTDAFQQTEVENLIVVPAGPQPLNPSELLGSDRMQDLVKRLEEHCDLVLFDTPSAIVFSDGPMLASWVDAVVMVVSANMVPRGTETQTRDLLRRAKANILGVVVNRLAPENIDSCYFYSHYYASSAIVPPDTALESGNGKKDVDALPEATSAKVSGEGGRPDKQADSQENPFPD
- a CDS encoding sugar transferase — translated: MTIATVMLLLVAGAAFGLPAGGHSVPETSACILAPMGIAAVIAVEKRRRRLAKIRSGAGVAYFVVKRTIDIGLASAILLLSSALFAIIAILVRLDSSGPIFFRRRVIGKGGNSFDMFKFRSMVDGAEQILDRDDDLKSEYYINCKLKQDPRITNIGKFLRKTSLDELPQLLNVLLGNMTFVGPRPIHNDEVEKYGPQVEQFKTVTPGITGIWQTCGRSETSYEERVRMDMQYIDQRSIMLDLWIIISTVPAVLLKRGAC